TGAACCTTTAGTACTGTAATATATGTGTGTTTGATTGATAAGTCCGGGTGTATTTGTCTTCTACTCATACATCTTTTTTTTGTCAAACTACTCATACATCTTTACTCTTGCTTTTTGATGATAAGTAATTGTTTTCGTGTCCGAAAAAGTAATTGTTCTTGTATGGATTATTTCAGATTAAAGAACGGAAGAAGGAAACACAACAAAATGAGCAGTCAAGGAGAAATGGAGGAGAGTTTACTACGTGTAGGATCAGACGCTAAGGGTCAGAGCAACAGTATAGAGAGTCTCTATCTGAGAGCAAAGGTTTGGAGTGAAGTAAGCAAAATGTGGAGAATAGCATTACCTTCCTCTTTGTTCCGAATGACTTCGTTTGGTAGCATCATTGTGGCTCAAGCCTTCATCGGTCACTCCTCTGAGTTGGGTCTAGCCGCTTATGCTCTCCTCCAAAGCACTTTCATTCGCTTTCTCTACGGTTTAACGGTATACAAGCTGCTTTAGCTAGTCTCAGTTTAGTCTGAATTTGAATATAAAAAAAAATCAATTTATTGAAATAAAAATTAGTCTTTGTCTTTGTGGTTGTTAATATATATAGGGCGGTATGTCAAGTGCGACGGAGACGTTATGTGGACAAGCATACGGTGCAGAACAGTGCCACACAATGGGGATATATCTACAACGTTCATGGATTATAGACATGGCCGTGACCACTTTGTTCCTACCGTTTATCGTATTTTCCGGTCCCATTCTCCGTCTTTTAGGCCAAAATGTTGATATCACGGGGACCGTTGATGAGATATATCCTTGGATGATCCCTTACGTCTATAGCTTAATCTTCACTATGACTATGCAAATGTACCTCCAAGCACAAATGAGGAACGCTATTGTAGGCGTTCTCTCGGTCTCGTCCTTGGCTCTTGACCTCTTGGTGACATGGTGGTGTGTCAGTTTTATGGGGATGGAGATTGGTGGTGCGCTCTTCGGGCTTAATGTGAGCTCGTGGGCTTTGGTATTGGCTGAGTTTGTGTACGTTTTTGGTGGATGGTGTCCTTTCACTTGGTCTGGATTTAGTACTGCTGCTTTTGTTGACCTGATTCCTATGCTCAAGCTCTCCATTTCTTCAGGCTTCATGATCTGGTAATTACTAAGCTTTAAATATTTTTTTTTAACAAACACAAACCAACGCTTGAAGTGGGATCCAACTTATTATTTTTTGGTCTACTTAAAATGATGTTATGCTGGGAATGTTTATACTTCTGATAATTTTATTGTTTTCATTTAACAGCTTAGAGTATTGGTACCTGAGCCTCCTTGTCTTAATGGCTGGTTATACAAAAGATGCAAATATCGCAATCTCTGCTTTCTCAATATGGTAAACTCAAAATCTTCAGAGCCATTCACATATTTTTCAATTAATCTGAATTACACTCATGCAAATAAATATTCTTCATATAAATCATATTGGAAATTTCCAGCCAATACATATATACATTGGAATTCAACATATGCCTTGGCTTCTTGGGTGCAGCTTGGTAACGCTCACAACTTTATATATGTCCAGCCTAAGAATATTCGTAATTAATAATATTAAATGATAAATTATGCATATTTAACTATTGAATGGTAGCGTCCGAGTGGCTAACGAGTTGGGGAAAGGAGATGCAGCTGCAGTGAGATTCTCTATCAAAGTGATACTCACAGTATCAACAATTATGGGAATGATATTCTCTGTTTTATGTTTAGCATTTTGCGGTCAGATATCGTATTTGTTTACCAATAGCAAAGAGGTTTCAAAAGCAGTGGATGATCTATCGATGATCCTTTCCGTATCCATCTTACTCAACAGCATTCAACCTGTACTCTCAGGTCACAATCAAAAACATAAATTTATGCATATATGTTTTATACTTTTTTGTCAAAATATGTTTCATACTTAAAATATAGGTTTGGTTCTAGTAACTAATGAATATTATAGATAAAATAAAAATGGTTTAAAATGTTGAAGATAACAGGTGTGGCAGTTGGAGCAGGGATGCAGAGTATAGTGGCAGTTGTGAACTTTGTTTCATACTATGCAGTTGGTATTCCTTTGGGTCTCATCCTTACTTATGTTTTCCATCTCGGTGTTAAGGTAACTTTTTGATTAGTACTAATTAAAATATAATGTAAGAAAAGTCTGTTGTTAAGGCAATTACATTTCATTTGTCTGATATCTAGGGACTGTGGTCTGGAATGTCGGCTGGTATAGCGATCCAAACAGCGATATTGTGTTATATCATTTACAGAACTGACTGGGAATCAGAGGTAAGCAAATAAATTTGTACTTCTTACTTAAACAACGAAGATATGAAAATTCTTGAAATCTTTTTTATTTTGTAGGTTAAAAAGACAAGCGAACGTATGAAAGCGTGGAGCATTCAGCCATCTCATGAAGAGTCGAATCCTATAAGAGAAGATGAGAGGAAGTGAGAAGTGTGTATAAACTGTTCCCTTGTGTAAATTCATAAACATATAAATGCATAAATGTACCTACGTTACTTTAAAATCAAATTCAGTTTTTGGAAAATAAAGTATATACATGTCGAACTATATAATAATGGTTCCTTAGTTTTACACTTTTACTTTATATGGAAAACAAATTATTTGCCGAACAATTTCAGCAAAAACAGATTATTACACTGAATTTCTCAAATTATTATATAAATACAGATAGAAAATTGAAAGTAAATATGTAAAAATTATTTTTTGTACAATAGATTGAAAGCAGGCAAATCTCTGACGCTCGAAACATCTTCCAACGCCAG
This sequence is a window from Brassica oleracea var. oleracea cultivar TO1000 chromosome C1, BOL, whole genome shotgun sequence. Protein-coding genes within it:
- the LOC106302673 gene encoding protein TRANSPARENT TESTA 12-like — translated: MSSQGEMEESLLRVGSDAKGQSNSIESLYLRAKVWSEVSKMWRIALPSSLFRMTSFGSIIVAQAFIGHSSELGLAAYALLQSTFIRFLYGLTGGMSSATETLCGQAYGAEQCHTMGIYLQRSWIIDMAVTTLFLPFIVFSGPILRLLGQNVDITGTVDEIYPWMIPYVYSLIFTMTMQMYLQAQMRNAIVGVLSVSSLALDLLVTWWCVSFMGMEIGGALFGLNVSSWALVLAEFVYVFGGWCPFTWSGFSTAAFVDLIPMLKLSISSGFMICLEYWYLSLLVLMAGYTKDANIAISAFSICQYIYTLEFNICLGFLGAACVRVANELGKGDAAAVRFSIKVILTVSTIMGMIFSVLCLAFCGQISYLFTNSKEVSKAVDDLSMILSVSILLNSIQPVLSGVAVGAGMQSIVAVVNFVSYYAVGIPLGLILTYVFHLGVKGLWSGMSAGIAIQTAILCYIIYRTDWESEVKKTSERMKAWSIQPSHEESNPIREDERK